A genomic segment from Pedobacter sp. MC2016-14 encodes:
- a CDS encoding adenosylcobalamin-dependent ribonucleoside-diphosphate reductase has product MKIENPDVESKIFTSDEAYKKSLDYFKGDDLAARVWVNKYALKDSFGNIYEGSPEDMHHRIAAEIARVELRYPNPLSEDEVFDLIKDFKYIIPQGSPMTGIGNPYQVASLSNCFVIGNDGDSDSYGGIMKIDQEQVQLMKRRGGVGHDLSHIRPKGSPVKNSALTSTGIVPFMERFSNSTREVAQDGRRGALMLSVAIKHPDAEDFIDAKMEQGKVTGANVSVRIDDAFMRAVEAGDVYQQQYPVGSAEPVYKKKINPVALWKKIVHNAWRSAEPGILFWDTVIRESVPDCYEDLGYKTVSTNPCGEIPLCPYDSCRLLAINLFSYVEAPFTKKAYFNWELFRKHIHAAQRIMDDIIDLELEKIDAILEKIAQDPESEELKRTEKNLWINIRTKANEGRRTGIGITAEGDLLAAMGLRYGSDEGSAFAVEIHKTIAVEAYRASVTAAKERGAFAIFDAEREKNNPFILRLKDADASLYNDMLEYGRRNIALLTIAPTGTTSLMSQTSSGIEPVFMPVYKRRRKVNPNDKDARVDFVDEVGDSWEEYVVFHHRFKQWMEVNGHDISRNYTQKELDDLVVQSPYYKSTSNDVDYLKKVEMQGEIQKWIDHSISVTINMPADVTEEVVGELYMAAWKAGCKGVTVYRDGSRSGVLIANTETKPEPEETVELVFPTTRPAVLEADVVRFQNSKDKWIAFIGLIDGKPYEIFTGFADDEDGILIPRWVNDGVIIKNREADGGSRYDFQYKNKRGHKTTIEGLSYKFNPEYWNYAKLISSTLRHSMPIEKVVDLINSLQLDESINTWKNGVARALKRYVPDGTETKKQKCENCNSTNLHYQEGCLTCTDCGSSKCG; this is encoded by the coding sequence ATGAAAATTGAAAATCCTGACGTAGAAAGCAAAATATTCACTTCTGATGAAGCCTATAAAAAGTCACTTGATTATTTTAAGGGCGATGATCTTGCGGCAAGGGTTTGGGTAAATAAATATGCATTAAAAGATTCTTTCGGGAATATTTATGAAGGTAGTCCAGAAGATATGCATCACCGCATAGCAGCTGAAATTGCGCGTGTAGAGTTGCGGTATCCGAATCCGCTTTCCGAAGATGAGGTTTTTGATCTGATCAAAGATTTTAAATACATCATTCCCCAGGGGAGCCCAATGACTGGTATTGGTAATCCTTATCAGGTAGCTTCTCTGAGCAATTGTTTTGTTATCGGTAACGATGGTGATTCTGATTCTTACGGAGGCATCATGAAGATTGACCAGGAACAGGTTCAGCTGATGAAAAGGCGTGGTGGCGTGGGACATGATTTGTCGCACATCAGGCCAAAAGGTTCTCCGGTTAAAAATTCAGCACTTACTTCTACCGGAATTGTTCCTTTCATGGAGCGGTTTTCAAACTCCACAAGAGAGGTGGCACAGGATGGGAGAAGAGGTGCTTTGATGCTTTCTGTGGCTATAAAACATCCGGATGCCGAAGATTTTATTGATGCAAAAATGGAGCAGGGAAAGGTTACCGGTGCAAATGTTTCTGTTCGTATAGATGATGCTTTTATGAGGGCTGTAGAGGCCGGTGATGTTTATCAGCAGCAATACCCGGTGGGCAGTGCTGAACCTGTTTACAAAAAGAAGATCAATCCCGTTGCCCTCTGGAAAAAAATTGTACACAATGCCTGGCGTTCCGCAGAACCGGGTATTCTATTCTGGGATACAGTAATCCGGGAATCAGTGCCAGATTGTTATGAAGATCTTGGCTATAAAACGGTATCTACCAATCCCTGTGGTGAAATTCCGCTTTGTCCTTACGACTCCTGCCGCTTGCTCGCTATAAACTTGTTTTCTTACGTAGAGGCACCATTTACAAAAAAGGCCTATTTTAATTGGGAATTGTTTAGAAAACACATTCATGCTGCTCAGCGGATTATGGATGATATCATTGACCTGGAACTGGAGAAAATAGATGCCATTTTAGAGAAAATTGCGCAGGACCCTGAAAGCGAAGAACTGAAACGTACGGAGAAAAATCTCTGGATCAATATCCGCACCAAAGCAAATGAAGGTCGTAGAACTGGTATCGGCATCACCGCAGAAGGTGATTTACTTGCTGCTATGGGTTTACGTTATGGTAGTGATGAAGGTTCTGCATTTGCCGTTGAAATTCATAAAACCATTGCTGTGGAGGCTTACCGGGCATCTGTAACTGCCGCTAAAGAAAGGGGTGCCTTCGCTATTTTTGATGCAGAACGAGAAAAAAATAATCCATTCATTTTACGCCTTAAAGATGCTGATGCCTCACTTTACAATGACATGCTTGAATATGGAAGAAGGAATATTGCCTTGCTTACCATTGCACCAACAGGTACTACCAGTTTAATGTCGCAAACCAGTTCGGGTATAGAACCAGTTTTTATGCCGGTTTATAAAAGAAGAAGAAAGGTAAACCCTAATGATAAGGATGCAAGGGTAGATTTTGTAGATGAAGTTGGCGATTCCTGGGAAGAGTATGTGGTGTTTCACCACCGATTTAAACAATGGATGGAGGTAAATGGCCATGACATCAGTAGAAATTATACCCAAAAAGAGCTTGATGATCTTGTAGTACAATCGCCTTATTATAAATCTACCTCTAATGATGTTGATTATTTGAAAAAAGTAGAAATGCAGGGCGAGATTCAGAAATGGATTGATCACTCCATCAGTGTAACCATTAATATGCCGGCTGATGTAACCGAAGAGGTGGTTGGAGAATTGTATATGGCTGCCTGGAAAGCGGGTTGTAAAGGAGTTACCGTTTACAGAGACGGCTCACGTTCGGGTGTGCTTATCGCAAATACGGAAACTAAACCAGAGCCTGAAGAAACAGTGGAACTTGTGTTTCCTACTACTCGACCTGCTGTGCTGGAAGCAGATGTGGTACGCTTTCAAAACAGTAAAGACAAATGGATTGCCTTTATCGGATTGATTGACGGAAAACCATATGAAATTTTTACCGGTTTTGCAGATGATGAAGATGGCATCCTGATCCCCAGGTGGGTTAATGATGGCGTAATCATAAAAAACAGAGAAGCTGATGGTGGCTCGCGTTATGATTTTCAGTACAAGAACAAGCGTGGACACAAAACAACCATTGAGGGCTTATCTTATAAGTTTAATCCGGAATATTGGAATTATGCAAAGCTAATTTCAAGTACATTGAGGCATAGCATGCCGATTGAAAAAGTGGTAGACCTGATCAATAGTCTGCAGCTTGATGAATCTATCAATACCTGGAAAAATGGTGTCGCCCGTGCCTTAAAAAGATATGTACCGGACGGAACGGAAACAAAAAAGCAAAAATGTGAGAATTGTAACTCTACAAATCTGCATTATCAGGAAGGCTGCCTAACTTGTACAGATTGCGGATCTTCAAAATGTGGCTAA